One stretch of Candidatus Hydrogenedentota bacterium DNA includes these proteins:
- a CDS encoding molybdopterin molybdotransferase MoeA, whose product MRTLIDPDNALALVLHHSAPMGPRRNSVHAAVGWTVAEDIAADADYPPFDRSMMDGYCVCVADAGERVRVAGEVAAGGTVAGVLVAGTAIEIMTGAPCPAGTEAVVPKEDVTREGDAVTLPREITIGQNITRRGTECAKGATVLRVGDTITPLALASIVTFGIESVLAYSTPRLAIITTGDELVPPNETPGPSQIRNSNGPMLTAMAQALGVSPTLVIHAKDTMDELRTALARAADTDFIVLTGAVSAGKYDSVPDALCEFGATPVFHKVTQRPGKPIFFATRDKQLIFGLPGNPLSCHLGFHRYVAPALRKFMHCDPVPPRIEGVLAASFTVKGPRTLFQLARAEHRDAAWRVTPLVGRGSADMYAAATANALLRFEPGVGSVEAGTRIEFEWLLGAH is encoded by the coding sequence ATGCGCACCCTAATCGATCCCGATAACGCCCTGGCACTCGTGCTCCATCATTCAGCTCCCATGGGTCCCCGCCGAAATTCGGTCCACGCGGCCGTAGGGTGGACAGTTGCGGAGGACATAGCCGCCGACGCGGACTATCCCCCGTTTGATCGTTCAATGATGGACGGCTATTGCGTATGCGTTGCAGACGCCGGAGAACGGGTCCGCGTTGCAGGTGAGGTTGCGGCAGGCGGCACAGTAGCGGGTGTTCTAGTTGCCGGAACGGCCATCGAGATCATGACGGGGGCGCCGTGTCCCGCCGGAACGGAAGCGGTGGTCCCGAAGGAAGACGTGACGCGCGAGGGCGATGCGGTCACACTTCCACGCGAAATCACGATTGGTCAGAACATTACACGTCGGGGCACGGAGTGTGCGAAAGGCGCGACCGTCTTGCGTGTGGGCGACACAATAACCCCGCTTGCACTTGCGTCGATAGTTACATTTGGCATCGAATCCGTGTTGGCGTATTCAACGCCGCGCCTCGCGATCATTACGACAGGGGACGAATTGGTACCACCGAACGAGACTCCGGGACCGTCGCAGATTCGCAATTCAAACGGGCCAATGCTGACGGCGATGGCGCAGGCGCTGGGCGTCTCCCCCACGCTCGTCATTCATGCAAAGGACACGATGGACGAATTGCGCACGGCATTAGCGCGAGCCGCTGACACGGATTTCATCGTCCTCACGGGGGCGGTGTCAGCGGGAAAGTACGACAGCGTACCCGATGCGCTGTGCGAGTTCGGCGCGACGCCGGTCTTTCACAAGGTTACGCAGCGCCCCGGTAAACCCATCTTCTTTGCGACACGCGATAAGCAGTTGATTTTCGGATTGCCGGGCAATCCGTTGTCGTGCCATCTCGGGTTCCACCGTTACGTTGCTCCCGCGCTGCGAAAGTTCATGCACTGCGACCCTGTACCCCCGCGAATCGAGGGCGTACTGGCCGCTTCGTTTACAGTGAAAGGTCCCCGCACGCTGTTCCAGTTGGCGCGCGCGGAGCATCGCGACGCAGCGTGGCGCGTTACGCCGCTGGTGGGGCGCGGCTCCGCGGACATGTACGCGGCGGCGACTGCGAACGCCCTCCTGCGGTTCGAGCCCGGCGTTGGGTCAGTCGAGGCGGGGACACGCATCGAATTCGAGTGGTTGTTGGGCGCGCATTAG
- a CDS encoding DUF86 domain-containing protein — protein MTNDRLYLEHIRDAITRIESYTADGREVFKNTPHVQDASIRQFEIIGEASKRLSAEVKNRHSEIPWRRIGALRDHLIHRYMHVDLEIIWQIVENDLPQLKSIVLSELASSSDN, from the coding sequence TTGACGAACGACCGGCTGTATCTCGAACATATCCGCGACGCCATAACGCGGATCGAGTCCTACACGGCCGATGGACGCGAGGTTTTCAAGAATACGCCGCACGTGCAAGATGCGTCTATTCGCCAGTTCGAGATTATCGGTGAAGCGTCCAAACGCCTGTCTGCCGAGGTGAAGAACCGTCACTCAGAGATACCGTGGCGCCGCATTGGCGCACTTCGCGACCATTTGATCCATCGGTACATGCATGTAGACCTGGAAATCATATGGCAAATAGTGGAGAACGATTTGCCCCAACTTAAGTCGATAGTATTGTCTGAATTGGCAAGCAGTTCAGACAACTAG
- a CDS encoding nucleotidyltransferase family protein, whose translation MATGIALTNAQRDTILRVTARYGARNVRVFGSVVSGKATPESDIDILVDMEPGRSLVDLIAIEQDLEDELRVHVDVLTAAGLSPYMRGQVLREAVVL comes from the coding sequence ATCGCAACTGGAATCGCGCTCACGAACGCGCAGCGCGACACGATATTGCGCGTGACGGCCAGATATGGCGCCCGCAATGTCCGGGTATTTGGCTCGGTAGTATCGGGGAAGGCGACTCCGGAAAGCGACATCGATATTCTCGTCGACATGGAACCGGGGCGCAGCCTAGTGGACTTGATCGCGATAGAGCAGGATTTGGAAGATGAACTGCGGGTTCATGTGGACGTGCTGACTGCGGCAGGCCTAAGTCCGTACATGCGCGGACAGGTGTTGCGTGAGGCCGTGGTTCTTTGA